GACGTCAAGACCAACGTCATCCTCATCGCCGCCACCAACCGGCCGGACGTGCTGGACCCCGCGCTGCTGCGCCCGGGCCGCTTCGACCGCCAGATTGGCGTGGATGCGCCGGACCTGATCGGCCGCGACCAGATCCTGCAGGTGCACGCCAAGGGCAAGCCCATGGCACCCACCGTGGACCTCAAGGCCGTTGCCAAGAAGACGCCCGGCTACACCGGCGCCGACCTCGCAAATGTCCTCAACGAGGCCGCGCTGCTCACCGCCCGCTCCAACGCCAACCTGATCGATGACCGCGCGCTGGACGAGGCCATCGACCGCGTCATGGCCGGCCCGCAGAAGCGCAGCCGCGTCATGAAGGAGCACGAGCGCAAGATCACCGCCTACCACGAAGGTGGCCATGCCCTGGTGGCGGCCGCGCTGCGGAACTCCGCCCCGGTCACCAAGATCACCATCCTTCCCCGTGGCCGGGCCCTCGGCTACACCATGGTGGTCCCGGAGAACGACAAGTACTCCGTGACCCGCAACGAGCTCCTGGACCAGATGGCCTACGCGATGGGCGGCCGCGTGGCAGAGGAAATCGTCTTCCACGATCCCTCCACCGGCGCCTCCAATGACATCGAGAAGGCCACCGGCACCGCGCGCAAGATGGTCACCGAATACGGCATGAGCGAACGCGTCGGCGCCGTCCGGCTGGGCCAGGGCGGTGGCGAACCCTTCCTCGGCAGGGACGCCGGCCACGAGCGCAACTACTCCGACCAGATCGCCTACGTGGTGGACGAGGAAGTGCGCCGGCTCATCGACCAGGCCCATGATGAGGCCTACGCCATCGTCATCGAGAACCGGGACGTCCTGGACCGGCTGGCCCTTGAACTGCTGGAGCGCGAAACGCTGAACCAGGCTGAGATCGCCGATATCTTCCGTGACATCCGCAAGCGGGACTTCCGCGAGGTATGGCTCTCCAAGGAGACCCGCCCGGTGCAGATGGCGGGCCCCGTGGAGTCCCGCCAGGAGCGGGCTGAGCGTGAAGCCCAGGAAGAAGCGAAAAAGGCGCGCCTGGACGAGCCGCTGGACGCCCAGCCGCCGCATCCCCAGGGAGTTCCGGAAGACGCTCAGTTCCAGGGAGGCATCCCCGACTCGGGGCCTGAGGCCCTCCGCGGCTAAGCTTTCTTACGTGACTCACTTCGACGACGACGACGTTCCCGCCTCCGCCGGATCCCCGGCGGAGGGCGGTGCCCACCATTCAAAGCACCAGAAGGTGGACCGGCCGCGGATAGAGGCAGCCGTCCGCGAGATTCTCCTGGCCATTGGAGAAGACCCGGACCGCGGCGGCCTCGTGGACACTCCCAAGCGGGTGGCCAAGGCCTATGCCGAGGTGTTTGCCGGGCTGCGTCATGACCCCGCCGAGGTCCTGTCCACCACCTTCGACCTCGACCATGAGGAACTGGTCCTGGTAAAGGACATCCCCTTCTACTCCACCTGCGAGCACCACCTGGTGCCGTTTCACGGCGTGGCCCACGTGGGCTACATTCCCTCGCATGACGGCAAGGTCACCGGGCTGAGCAAGCTGGCCCGGCTCGTGGATATCTACGCCCGGCGTCCGCAGGTGCAGGAACGCCTCACCACCGAGATCGTCGAGGCGATGGTCCGCTACCTCAAGCCGCGTGGCGCGATCGTCGTTGTTGAATGCGAACACATGTGCATGTCCATGCGCGGTATCCGCAAGCCCGGAGCGAAGACCGTCACCAGTGCGGTCCGCGGGCAGCTTCATGACCCGGCCACCCGTGCCGAGGCCATGAGCCTCATCCTCGGAAGGTAATCAACAGACCATGGATTCACTAGCTGCAGCGCCGGGAACCGGCCCCGCAACTTCGCCACTGCCCATCCTGCGCAAACCGCGCCCGGTGGCCCGCTTCGAAGACCTGCCCACGGACCGCACGCTGGTCATGGGCATCGTCAACGCCACCCCGGACTCCTTCAGCGACGGCGGCCGGCACGCCACAGCGGATTCAGCCATTGCCGCGGGCCTGCGGATGTTCTACGCGGGAGCGGACATCATCGACGTCGGAGGCGAATCCACCCGTCCCGGCGCAGAAGACGTCAGCCCGGAAGAGGAACAGCGGCGGGTGATCCCCGTGATTGAGGTGCTGGTGAAGGCCGGCGCCCTGGTCAGCATTGACACTATCCACGCCTCCACCGCCGCCGCCGCGCTGAACGCCGGCGCGGCCATCATCAACGACGTCTCCGGGCTCACCATGGAACCGGAAATGGCCGAGCTCGCGGCGTCGTCCAAGGCCCCCTACATCCTCACGCACCGCCGCGGCGACGCGCGCACCATGAACTCCCTCGCAGAGTACAAGGATGTTGCCGGCGAAGTGGTCGCCGAACTGGCCGGAGTACGGGACAAGCTTTATGCCGCCGGCGTCAGGCCGGAACAGATCATCATCGACCCGGGCCTGGGTTTCGCCAAGAACGACGCCCAGAACTGGGAACTCCTGCAGAACCTGGACCAGCTGGACAGCCTCGGCCACAAAGTCCTGGTGGGCGCCTCCCGCAAGAGGTTCCTCGGCACCCTCCTGACCGTTGCCGGCAAGACAGCCGCGCCGCAGGAACGCGATGACGCCACCGCAGCCATTACCGCCATCAGCGCCTACCGGGGTGCGTGGGCAGTGCGCGTGCACGACGTCGGCCCCAGCCTGGACGCCGTGAAGGTTGCCGCGCGCATGGCAGCCCCAAGAACCAGCCAGTAGGCCCACCATGGACAGGATTACGCTGACCGGTGTCACCGCCGTCGGCCATCACGGCGTCTTTGATTTTGAACGCCGAGAAGGCCAGCCCTTTGTTGTGGACGCGGTGCTGTACCTCGACTTCACCAAGGCGGCGGAATCGGACGACGTCCGCGACACCGCGCACTACGGCGAGGTTGCACAGCGTATTACTGAGTGGATTTCGGGGGAACCGCTGAACCTGATCGAGGCGCTGGCCGTCCGGATCGCGGACAGCCTGCTCAGCGAATTCCGGCTCCAGGCCGTGGACGTCACCGTGCATAAACCGCAGGCACCCATCGAGGTGCCCTTCGGCGACGTGGCGGTCACCGTGCACCGGGCCTGGAATGACCGGGACCGGGACAATGCAGGCCGGGACAACGGAGAGAGACCAGCGCAGGGGGAAGCCGCATGAACTCCGGGTATTCCAAGGCGGTGCTGGCCCTGGGCAGCAACCTTGGCGAGCGCAACGAAACCCTGACCGAGGCCGTCGCGGACCTCGTGGATCCGCCCGAGGTCCGCCTCCTCGCGGTGTCTCCCATTGTGCAGACTAAAGCTGTGGGTGGCCCGGCCGGCCAGCCGGACTTCCTGAACATGGTCGTCACCATCGAAACCAGCCTCACCCCGGAGGAACTGCTGGAACACTGCCAGTCAGTGGAAAACAAGCACCACCGCGTGCGGGAGGTGCGCTGGGGGCCGCGGACGCTCGACGTCGACATCATTACTTACGGCGACCTGCGCAGCGATGACCCTGCCCTCACCCTTCCGCATCCCCGCGCGGCCACCCGCGCCTTTGTCCTGTACCCCTGGTCATTGATCGAGCCCGCCGCCACGCTGAACGGCGAACGCATCAGCACCCTTGCCGCCCGCGCGGATGATTTCGGCGACCTTGCCCTGTTCGACGGCTTCGGGGACTTCGACGGCCTGCCCACGGCAGGAGCTGTGGAGGAGCGATGAAACCCCTCAACCCGTTGGGCCTGATGCTGATCGGCGTCATCCTGGCCGTAGCGGGCTGGTCGGCCACGGTAGTGACCAGCCGCTATGGCATGGCAACCCCCGTCCTGCCGGCCACCGCGCTGGCCACCATGGGCGTCATTGTGGCCATCACCCTGATCCTTGGCATCAGGATCCTGCGGTGGCGCAACAGCAACAAACCCAACAGCACCAGTAAAAAAACCGTGCTCGATCCGCTCCTCGCGGCCCGGACCCTGGTGCTCGCGCAGGCTTGCGCCTATGCGGGCACCGTCCTGCTGGGCTGGCATGTGGGGATCTTCCTGGACCAGCTGCGGATCTGGAGCCTGCGCAGCAACCAGGGCATTACCTGGCTGGCGCTGGCGATGGCCGGAGGCGGACTGGTGATGATCGTCGTGGGCTTGCTGGTGGAGCGGTTTTGCCGGATCCCGCCGGAGGACGGCGACACGAACAGTGCGGACGGGAAGCCGGGCCGCCCGGTGCGTGGCGAAGCCACGGGGGAAGGCGAATATGCGTACCGAGGCGATTGACCCGCGCGGAATCGTCTGGCAGCGGGTATCGCCCAAATACGTCACGGTCCGGCTGGTGGAGTGGGCGCTGGCCAACCTCGTCACGGTGCTCCTGTTGTCACTGCCCCTGGGGTTTGTCCTCCTTGATGTATGGGCGTGGCCGCCGCTGTGGCTGGCCGCCACGGTGCCGTCCGTGGCGCTGGTCCTGGCCCTGTGGCGGCTGGTGCTGATTCCGCGCCAGGTGCGCGCCATTGGATACGCCGAACGGGACGACGACCTGCTGATCAGGACCGGCATCTTCTTCCAGCGCACCATGACCGTCCCCTACGGCCGGATGCAGTACGTGGACATCGGCGTCGGGCCGGTGGAGCGCGGGCTGGGCCTCTGCACCCTGAAACTCCACACCGCCTCGCCGGGCACCCGCGCCTACATCCCCGGGCTGCCCGCGGCGGAAGGCGCACGCCTCCGGGAGCAGCTGGCGGCCCGCGGCGAAGCCAGGCTGGCTGGACTGTGACCGCAGAGGGACCGCATTCGGAGGCTGGCGCTCCCAGCACTGCCCCTGCCCCCGAAAAAGCCGCTCCCCATGGTGTTCCAGGCACCACGGCCGACGGCGAATGGCTGCGGGTGCACCCGGCGTCGCCTTTTGTGCGTGGCTGGGTGGCCCTGGCGGCGATCGGATTTTTCTTCGGCCGGGACGTTTTTGAGGGGGCCCTGCAGGGCCGTCCCGTCCTGGGGGATGAGTTTGCCGGCCGGGCACCGTGGCTGCTGGCCGCGGGCGGAATCATGCTGCTCATCGCAGTGCTCGGTTTTATCCTCACGTGGTACTTCACCAAGTACCAGGTCTCCGGGGGCTATGTCCGGGTCAATACGGGCTTCATTTTCCGGCAGCAGCGCCAGGCACGGCTGGACCGGGTGCAGGCCATCGACATTGTGCAGCCCCTGCTGGCCCGGATCTTCGGGCTGGCCGAGCTCAAGTTCGAGGTGGCCGATGCGGGGGAGTCGGCAGTACGCCTGGCCTACCTCACAATGGACGAAGCCCGCCAACTCCGCGCCACCATCCTGGCCCGCGCGGCCGGTGTGGCCGCAGACCCGTCCCGCCCGGACGGGCCGGCACCCGAGGCGCCGGAATATCCGGTACTGGCAGTGCCGCCGTCGCGCCTTATCGGTTCCCTGCTGCTCAGCGAGCAAAGCGTTTTTGTGATGCTTGGCGCCGTGGTTTCCGTGGTTCTTTCCGCGGTCACCGACAACCGCAGCTTCTACTTCTACCTGATTCCGGCTGCCTTGGGTTTGGCGGCAAGCTACTGGAACCTGTTCAACAAGGGTTACAACTTCACGGCGGCCATCTCGCCGGACGGCATCCGGCTGCGCTATGGGCTGCTGGACACCCAGGCGCAGACGCTTCCGCCGGGCCGGATCCAGGCGTTGAAGGTGGCCCAGCCTCCGTTGTGGCGGGCGCTGGGCTGGTACCGCATCCAGGTCAACGTAGCCGGTTACGGCGGCGTCGAGAACGCGGCCGAGGGTTCTGCCCGGACCACGCTCCTGCCGGTGGGGAAGCTGGAGGACGTAATGGCGATCCTCGCGCTGGTCCTTCCGGATCCCGGCACGCCCAATGCTGCCGCCGTCTTCGGCGCTGGGCTCCATGGCCTGGATTCGGTTGGCGGCTTCGTCAGCACGCCGGCCAGGGCCCGCCTGCTTGCGCCGCTGGGGTGGCGCCGGAACGGTTATGCCGCGACGGACACGGCCCTACTGATCCGTTCCGGCCGCTGGTGGCGCGAGCTTGTGATGGTGCCGCACCAGCGGACCCAGTCCATGGCCCTGCACCAGGGCCCGCTCGCACGCCGCTTCGGAGTGGCTGACCTGGTGCTGCACACCACTGTGGGGCCCGTTTCGCCGCGTCTGCGGCAGGCCGGCACGGAGCAGGCGCTCGAGCTTTTTGACGCCCAGTCCGCCCGCGCAAGGCTTGCACGGAAGCGGCAAACCACCGAACAATGGCTGGCCCAGGTGGCCCCAAGCTCACTGGTGGTTGAGCCGAGCGAGGCGGTTGCGCCTGAGCCGGTGGTTGAGGCGAGCGGGGCCGTTGCGCCTCAGCCGGTGGTTGGGCGCGAGGAAACCCCAGTCCCAAGACAGAAAGGCCAGCAGCATGGCTAAGCCCGGACGCCTCGGCGTCGGAATCATCGGAGCGGGCAAGGTGGGTGCCGTGCTCGGCGCGGCCCTCCGCGCGGCCGAACACGCCGTCGTCGGGGTTTCAGCTGTTTCCGATGCCAGTCGTGAACGTGCCGAGACACTGCTGCCCGGCGTACCGGTGCTGGAAGTCCAGGAAATCGTGGAGCGGGCGGAGCTGGTGCTGCTGGCAGTGCCCGATGACGCTCTGCCCGGCCTGGTCGACGGACTGGCGAAACTGGGTGCGTGGCAGCCGGGTCAGCTGGTTGCCCACACGTCCGGTCGGTTCGGAGTGGGCGTGCTGCGTCCGGTGCGTGCGGCCGGCGCCGTCCCGCTGGCACTGCATCCCGCGATGACTTTCACCGGGATGAGCCTGGACCTGACCCGCCTGCTCGACTGCACGTTCGGCGTCACTGCGGATGCCGCCATGCTGCCGATTGCGCAGGCGCTGGTGGTGGAGATGGGTGCGGAGCCCGTGGTCATTGCCGAGGCAGACAGGACGCTCTACCACGCGGCCCTGGCGCATGCTTCCAACCATCTGGTAACCCTTGTGGCGCAGGCTTCCGAGCTGCTGAAGGATGTGGGAGTGGAGGCGCCCGAGCGGATGCTGGGTCCGCTGCTGCGGGCCACCCTTGAGAACGCGCTGGCGTCGGGGGAGTCCGCCCTCACCGGGCCGGTGGCGCGCGGCGACGTGGGAACGGTGCAAGCCCATGCGGAGGCCTTGCGGGAGTTCGACGGCGGCGCGCAGGGCGATGTGCTGGCTGCTTACCTTGCCATGGCACGCGCCACAGCCCTCCGCGCCGAGGGACGGGGGCTGCTGAAACCTGACCAGTTGGGGGAGCTGCGCAAGGCCCTGGAACCGGAGAAAGACTGAAAATGCCGATCAAACTCGTCACAACCGTCGCGGAACTGCATGCCGAGAGCGCCCGGCTCCTCACTGGGAAACGCGGCAGGTCCCAAGGCCTCGTGCCCACTATGGGTGCACTGCACGAGGGGCATGCCGCGTTGGCGCGTACCGCCGTCGAGCAGAACGACGTGGTGGTGGCAACGATCTTCGTCAACCCGCTGCAGTTCGGCGACGCCACGGACCTGGACCGCTATCCGCGGACCCTGGACGCCGACCTCGCTTTGCTGGAAGCGCAGGGCGTGGATCTTGCCTTTGCCCCGTCCGTTGAGGAGGTGTATCCCGGCGGCGAGCCGCTGGTGCGCATAACGTCCGGAGCGCTCGGGGAGAAGTGGGAGGGAGCCTCCCGGCCAGGCCACTTTGACGGCGCCCTGACCGTGGTGGCCAAGCTGCTGCACTACGGAATCCCCGGTGCCGGACTGCCCGCTGGTAAGGGGGTTCAAGGCGGCCTGCCGGCCTACCGTGCCTACTTCGGCCAGAAGGATGCCCAGCAGTTGGCGCTGGTCCGGCGGATGGTGGCGGACCTGAACTTTCCGGTCGAAATTGTGGGCGTGCCCACGGTCCGGTCAGCCGACGGGCTGGCGCTTTCGAGCCGCAACCGCTTCCTGTCCGACGACGAGCGAGAGGCCGCGCTGGTGCTGTCGCGGGCGTTGCGGCTGCTTGAGGAGCGGGCCAATGCGCGGGAGCCGCTGGACCTTGAGTCCGCACAGGCGATGGTGGAGTCCCAGCCGCTGGTGGCGCTGGACTACTTCGACGTGGTGGACCCGGACACTTTGGCGCCGCTGGCAGAAAACTGCCGGGAGACCCCGTTCAGGGGCGAGGCCTTGGCGCTCATCGCGGCCAAGGTGGGGCCGGTGCGCCTCATCGATAATATGCCGCTGAGCTCTTAGCGGTTCCTGGCGCTGGCGGGGGCTCTTCGTGTCGCTGGGCCGGCTCAGCCCGTAACGCTCGCGGAGTGCTTTCGGTTAAATGCCAGGCTCCTTCATCAATGTCCTGCTGGAAATGGGCCCGGCCCACCCACTGGGCCAGGCCAGCATCGACTACCTCGCGAAAATCCGGGGACAGGTCCAGACCCTGGCTGAAGAGGCCGGGCTCCAGCGGCCCGACGAGTTGCCCGGTCGTGGCACATCCTGATGAAGGGCTCTATCATCTCCGCCACCGAGCGCGACATGCAGGCAGCCAAGCGCGCCCAGCAGATGGCTGGCTGGCTGATCGAGCACCACCGCTGAACACCGGCGGTTGAGCTTGTCGAAACCTGCCCTAAGACAAACCCACGTCCGGTGGTTGGGCCTGTCGATACCCGGCCATGGAACAACCGCCTCCGGTGGTTGGGCCTGTCGAAACCTCCCCACAGGACGAAGCCCCTCCGGTGGTTGAGCCTGTCGAAACCCGGCCGCGGGACGGCCCCTCAGCCGGTTAACAATTCCATAAGGGCGTGTTCCAACGGGCTCTTTTCGGCGGCCAGAAGCCCTGCCGTTTCGGCGGCCAGGCGCTTGGGCGTTTCAGCATCCAGGAACTTGGGTGTTCCGCCCGTTGGTAGGAGTCCGGGTGGCCATTGTGATGGTTCCGGGTCGGGTTGTTCGGGTTTGTAGTGGCGTCCGGTGGGTGAGGTCCAGCCGGGTGGTTCGTTGTGGGTGGCTGATATGGGGGTCCAGGAGCTGTTGTGTTTCAGGCGGTGGTGCTTGGGGCATAGCTGGGCCAGGTTGCTGATTCCGGTGGTTCCGCCGTGGTGCCAGGCGGTGAGGTGGTCGGTGTCGTTATCGAGGGAGGGGTTGTTGCAGCCGGGGAAGGTGCATTTTCCGTCTCTGAGGCGGATGGCTTGTTTCATGGCTTTGGTGAGCCGGTAGTTGGTGCGGCCGATTTCCAGTGGTGCCCCGTCCCGGGGGTCGACGAGCACCCGGTAGAAGGAGCTCGCCCCTTCGGTGACGAGTATGCGGGCCATGGAGGCGGGGATGGGACCGTAGCCGTCCAGGTTTGCGGGTTCGTCGGTGAGGCCGAGGAGCGCGAACACCGGAACCGTGACCAGGACTTGGGCGTTCGGGACTGGGACGCTTGCGATATCCGTGTAAGCGCTGCGGTCGGCGGTTTCCTCGCGCCCGGCGGCGGTGGTGGTCGTTTCATTGGTGTCGGCCGCGGCCAGGGAGGCCCGTCCGATCGGGCCATCGGAGCCGTCTTCGGTGGTTTCTGTGTTGGCTTCGCCCGTGATGTTTTGTCGTGGGCTGGTTTCCGGGGCGGGGCTGAGGGCTGGTCCTGCGGTGAGGAGCAGGTGGGCGGCGATGTCGGGGCGTAATTGTGTCATTGACCGTGGTTCGTCGGGGCCTTGGAGGCCGCGGGCGAGGGCGGTGGTGCGGTTCCAGATGGCGGATGCGGTGTCGGCGGGCAGGTAGAGCGAGACCCGCGCCATGCCGTCACGGTCCGGGGTGTATTCCATCTGCCGGTCCGCGGCGCTTTTGCTGTGGCGTTTTTCGAGGGTTTCGGGGTGGTGGCGTTCGCGCCAGCCGCGGACTTTGGCCCGGAAGCGTCCGGGGATGAGGTCACCCGCGGCCGCTCCGCGGGCCGGGTTGGGTGCGTCCGGGTCCAGGAAGTGGGCGGCCAGCGCGATTGCGCCGGCGGGGCCGAGGCCTTCGGTTTCGTCGGTGATGATTTTGGCGTGCTGCAAGGAGATGGTCCCGGTGGACAGGGCGTCCAGGGCCAGGGGGATGGAGCAGAGTTGGCGGGACTGGGTGACGAGTGCCCCGGCGGCGGGGGAGCTGATGGTCAGGACGCCGGCGATTTCCTCGATGGCGGACATTTCGGCGTAGGTCCGCTCGTGCACTGGCGCTTCCGGCGGGGTCATCGCGTGCTGGATCTCGACGGCATCGACGGCGTCCCGGGCCTTGACCGCGGCGAGCTGGGCTTCGAGCTGCTTCACGACCGCCATCCGGTCCAGCCGGATCTCATACTGCCGCTGCAGCACATCCACAACAGCGCCGGCACTGGCACCGGTAGCCAGGGCGGCATCCTCAAAAAACAGCGCGTCCAGGCCCGCGACGGAGGTGTGAATTCCTTCCATCACCCGTGCTGTGCCCGCGCCGTTTCCCATACCAGCATCATCCATCGAGGCGCTGACATTTTGTGAGGGTGCGGCTGATGGACAAACCGGCACAGTCTGAACGGCAGAAATCAGTGCGGCAGCAGGATTCTCCTCACCTGCTGTGCCCGCGGCGTTTCCCATACCAGCATCATCTATCGAGGCACCGACAATTCCTGAAGGTGCGACTGTTGGACGAACCGGCGCAGCCGGCACGGCAGGAAACAGCGATGCCGCACTTACCGTCCCACCTGCCGGATCCTTTCCCATACGAAAATCTTCTATCGAGGCATTGACATCTTGGCTGACGTGCAGGGCAAAGGCTCGCTGCCGCCGTCGTAATGGTCCTCGGGCCGGCCAAAAGCACGCGAAAGATAGTCAGCTTGCTTATTACTTTCAGCTTTCCTAGGCTGGAAGCTGTCAGGCAAACAACTCTCGAAGCGGTATTTCACGCCCTCAATAACGCGCGGAACGCTGCCTCACATGAGGAGGAAAAATGGCAGAGCAAAGCATCGCAGGCAAGAAGGTCGCATTTTTGCTGACGGACGGCGTGGAGCAGATTGAACTGACCAGCCCGTGGCAGGCAGTGGAAGCGGCCGGCGGCCAGCCCACCCTGGTGGCGCCCAAGAGCGGAAAGCTGCAGGGGTTCAAGGGCACGGACAAAGGTGACACGTTCGACGTCGACCTGACGGTAGCCGAGGCGAACGCGGGCGACTTTGACGCCCTGGTGCTCCCTGGCGGCGTTGTTAACGCCGACCACCTCCGGGTGGACAAGGATGCACAGGCCTTCACCAGAAGCTTCTTTGAACAGCACAAGCCGGTGGCATCCATCTGCCACGGACCCTGGCTGCTTATCGAAGCCGGCGTGGTGCGCGGGCGGAACCTCACGT
This genomic interval from Arthrobacter sp. SLBN-100 contains the following:
- a CDS encoding PH domain-containing protein — translated: MRTEAIDPRGIVWQRVSPKYVTVRLVEWALANLVTVLLLSLPLGFVLLDVWAWPPLWLAATVPSVALVLALWRLVLIPRQVRAIGYAERDDDLLIRTGIFFQRTMTVPYGRMQYVDIGVGPVERGLGLCTLKLHTASPGTRAYIPGLPAAEGARLREQLAARGEARLAGL
- the folE gene encoding GTP cyclohydrolase I FolE, with amino-acid sequence MTHFDDDDVPASAGSPAEGGAHHSKHQKVDRPRIEAAVREILLAIGEDPDRGGLVDTPKRVAKAYAEVFAGLRHDPAEVLSTTFDLDHEELVLVKDIPFYSTCEHHLVPFHGVAHVGYIPSHDGKVTGLSKLARLVDIYARRPQVQERLTTEIVEAMVRYLKPRGAIVVVECEHMCMSMRGIRKPGAKTVTSAVRGQLHDPATRAEAMSLILGR
- the folP gene encoding dihydropteroate synthase — encoded protein: MDSLAAAPGTGPATSPLPILRKPRPVARFEDLPTDRTLVMGIVNATPDSFSDGGRHATADSAIAAGLRMFYAGADIIDVGGESTRPGAEDVSPEEEQRRVIPVIEVLVKAGALVSIDTIHASTAAAALNAGAAIINDVSGLTMEPEMAELAASSKAPYILTHRRGDARTMNSLAEYKDVAGEVVAELAGVRDKLYAAGVRPEQIIIDPGLGFAKNDAQNWELLQNLDQLDSLGHKVLVGASRKRFLGTLLTVAGKTAAPQERDDATAAITAISAYRGAWAVRVHDVGPSLDAVKVAARMAAPRTSQ
- a CDS encoding PH domain-containing protein; protein product: MTAEGPHSEAGAPSTAPAPEKAAPHGVPGTTADGEWLRVHPASPFVRGWVALAAIGFFFGRDVFEGALQGRPVLGDEFAGRAPWLLAAGGIMLLIAVLGFILTWYFTKYQVSGGYVRVNTGFIFRQQRQARLDRVQAIDIVQPLLARIFGLAELKFEVADAGESAVRLAYLTMDEARQLRATILARAAGVAADPSRPDGPAPEAPEYPVLAVPPSRLIGSLLLSEQSVFVMLGAVVSVVLSAVTDNRSFYFYLIPAALGLAASYWNLFNKGYNFTAAISPDGIRLRYGLLDTQAQTLPPGRIQALKVAQPPLWRALGWYRIQVNVAGYGGVENAAEGSARTTLLPVGKLEDVMAILALVLPDPGTPNAAAVFGAGLHGLDSVGGFVSTPARARLLAPLGWRRNGYAATDTALLIRSGRWWRELVMVPHQRTQSMALHQGPLARRFGVADLVLHTTVGPVSPRLRQAGTEQALELFDAQSARARLARKRQTTEQWLAQVAPSSLVVEPSEAVAPEPVVEASGAVAPQPVVGREETPVPRQKGQQHG
- the ftsH gene encoding ATP-dependent zinc metalloprotease FtsH; the encoded protein is MKAKNFFKGPGIWIVVVIGMLLVAFATLAPGGAARIDTDKGLELLAGNQVEQAKIFDGENRVDLVLKDNLQLDGQDKGKSVQFFFVDARAQDVVKAVTDSKPAEGYTDQPIESNWFSGLLSLLIPVILLGALFWFLMTRMQGGGSKIMQFGKSKAKMVSKDMPQVTFADVAGSDEAVEELQEIKEFLQEPAKFQAVGAKIPKGVLLYGPPGTGKTLLARAVAGEAGVPFFSISGSDFVEMFVGVGASRVRDLFEQAKANSPAIIFVDEIDAVGRHRGAGIGGGNDEREQTLNQLLVEMDGFDVKTNVILIAATNRPDVLDPALLRPGRFDRQIGVDAPDLIGRDQILQVHAKGKPMAPTVDLKAVAKKTPGYTGADLANVLNEAALLTARSNANLIDDRALDEAIDRVMAGPQKRSRVMKEHERKITAYHEGGHALVAAALRNSAPVTKITILPRGRALGYTMVVPENDKYSVTRNELLDQMAYAMGGRVAEEIVFHDPSTGASNDIEKATGTARKMVTEYGMSERVGAVRLGQGGGEPFLGRDAGHERNYSDQIAYVVDEEVRRLIDQAHDEAYAIVIENRDVLDRLALELLERETLNQAEIADIFRDIRKRDFREVWLSKETRPVQMAGPVESRQERAEREAQEEAKKARLDEPLDAQPPHPQGVPEDAQFQGGIPDSGPEALRG
- the panC gene encoding pantoate--beta-alanine ligase, whose protein sequence is MPIKLVTTVAELHAESARLLTGKRGRSQGLVPTMGALHEGHAALARTAVEQNDVVVATIFVNPLQFGDATDLDRYPRTLDADLALLEAQGVDLAFAPSVEEVYPGGEPLVRITSGALGEKWEGASRPGHFDGALTVVAKLLHYGIPGAGLPAGKGVQGGLPAYRAYFGQKDAQQLALVRRMVADLNFPVEIVGVPTVRSADGLALSSRNRFLSDDEREAALVLSRALRLLEERANAREPLDLESAQAMVESQPLVALDYFDVVDPDTLAPLAENCRETPFRGEALALIAAKVGPVRLIDNMPLSS
- a CDS encoding HNH endonuclease signature motif containing protein; protein product: MGNGAGTARVMEGIHTSVAGLDALFFEDAALATGASAGAVVDVLQRQYEIRLDRMAVVKQLEAQLAAVKARDAVDAVEIQHAMTPPEAPVHERTYAEMSAIEEIAGVLTISSPAAGALVTQSRQLCSIPLALDALSTGTISLQHAKIITDETEGLGPAGAIALAAHFLDPDAPNPARGAAAGDLIPGRFRAKVRGWRERHHPETLEKRHSKSAADRQMEYTPDRDGMARVSLYLPADTASAIWNRTTALARGLQGPDEPRSMTQLRPDIAAHLLLTAGPALSPAPETSPRQNITGEANTETTEDGSDGPIGRASLAAADTNETTTTAAGREETADRSAYTDIASVPVPNAQVLVTVPVFALLGLTDEPANLDGYGPIPASMARILVTEGASSFYRVLVDPRDGAPLEIGRTNYRLTKAMKQAIRLRDGKCTFPGCNNPSLDNDTDHLTAWHHGGTTGISNLAQLCPKHHRLKHNSSWTPISATHNEPPGWTSPTGRHYKPEQPDPEPSQWPPGLLPTGGTPKFLDAETPKRLAAETAGLLAAEKSPLEHALMELLTG
- the folK gene encoding 2-amino-4-hydroxy-6-hydroxymethyldihydropteridine diphosphokinase, which translates into the protein MNSGYSKAVLALGSNLGERNETLTEAVADLVDPPEVRLLAVSPIVQTKAVGGPAGQPDFLNMVVTIETSLTPEELLEHCQSVENKHHRVREVRWGPRTLDVDIITYGDLRSDDPALTLPHPRAATRAFVLYPWSLIEPAATLNGERISTLAARADDFGDLALFDGFGDFDGLPTAGAVEER
- the folB gene encoding dihydroneopterin aldolase — encoded protein: MDRITLTGVTAVGHHGVFDFERREGQPFVVDAVLYLDFTKAAESDDVRDTAHYGEVAQRITEWISGEPLNLIEALAVRIADSLLSEFRLQAVDVTVHKPQAPIEVPFGDVAVTVHRAWNDRDRDNAGRDNGERPAQGEAA
- a CDS encoding DUF3180 domain-containing protein; this encodes MKPLNPLGLMLIGVILAVAGWSATVVTSRYGMATPVLPATALATMGVIVAITLILGIRILRWRNSNKPNSTSKKTVLDPLLAARTLVLAQACAYAGTVLLGWHVGIFLDQLRIWSLRSNQGITWLALAMAGGGLVMIVVGLLVERFCRIPPEDGDTNSADGKPGRPVRGEATGEGEYAYRGD
- a CDS encoding type 1 glutamine amidotransferase domain-containing protein; translation: MAEQSIAGKKVAFLLTDGVEQIELTSPWQAVEAAGGQPTLVAPKSGKLQGFKGTDKGDTFDVDLTVAEANAGDFDALVLPGGVVNADHLRVDKDAQAFTRSFFEQHKPVASICHGPWLLIEAGVVRGRNLTSYHTLQTDLKNAGANWTDEEVVVDQGLVTSRNPDDLPAFNSKLVEEISEGEHAGQTA
- a CDS encoding Rossmann-like and DUF2520 domain-containing protein — protein: MAKPGRLGVGIIGAGKVGAVLGAALRAAEHAVVGVSAVSDASRERAETLLPGVPVLEVQEIVERAELVLLAVPDDALPGLVDGLAKLGAWQPGQLVAHTSGRFGVGVLRPVRAAGAVPLALHPAMTFTGMSLDLTRLLDCTFGVTADAAMLPIAQALVVEMGAEPVVIAEADRTLYHAALAHASNHLVTLVAQASELLKDVGVEAPERMLGPLLRATLENALASGESALTGPVARGDVGTVQAHAEALREFDGGAQGDVLAAYLAMARATALRAEGRGLLKPDQLGELRKALEPEKD